The window GAAAAAGCAGCCATGTTTTTACTGTCTCCCACTGCCCAAATGTTGAATTACTGAGTTTATAGTCGCCTGTTTCTCCGTAGTGACTTATGAGATGACTTGCCTGACTTAACTTTAGCACGCCCGcgtgaacagcagcagaggcgcTTCCGGTCCAGACTTTCAGAATACACGAGTCAACGTATGTTTTAATGTTTCGTTTTTGTTGGAAACTGTTGGTTTCGGCCATTTTTAAGATACGTCCAGCAAACACACCAGAACGTGCTGTGATtgtgttgttttaaatgtttcgAATCAGTTATTAAGGCGAATTTTAATTGTTGGACAATTTCAGCTTCCTTTATTCAATTACGTTCACTTGACGAATCCGGGCTGCCGCCCTGACAATAAAGAGCGGAATCAAGGAAGTGAGGAGAGTCCCACCTCTTTTACCGTACTACAAGGGATGGGTGGCCCTCATCTATTTTAGTTTTTGTTAAAGTTTGATTACAAATAGATATTTGTGAGTATTCGACTTACTACAGAATAGTGTACAgtggaagttttttttttttttttttacttttatttgggGGTGAATCCTGTCCTACCCATACATGTGTGATGGGTGTGATGCTTGTGATTGATTCGATGACTCCCCCAAGTGGTCAAGAGATGAACCACAGCTACATTTGCCCAGGAACGGGTCGAGTTTGTTACCTCTGCAAATAAAGGATTTAGGTATCTCAGAGCTTACTTGCTCACGGAATATTCATCACATATATAGATTTCACTGCTAAAAATGTGGGAATTATTCATGTGCAACTGCCTAGATAAATTTTgggaaataaattaaatgacCCTTAGAGGAACCGACATTGCACCATCAACCGGGTGTAGTATTTCTTCATGCTTTTGTGCTGTTCATAAAATTATGCAGTAGCTGCAGTCTGGTCTGTTGTCTAAATATAGAAGGAGGTTTGCTTGTTTGGTGCGTGATATTATTAGAATCTAACAGGGCAGTTGACTTCCTAACTATGCAAAGGATTTAAGTAAGGGATTCGAATGAACTAGTGGGTCATTATGTAACTATATAACTTTTTTTGGCATCAGCGTATATTCAGAGGGGTTACATGAGAATTTTATCAGCTCTAATCCTGGCTTGAATGAGGATGGCTAAAATCCTCTGCAGGCCAGAGAAAATCTACTGCTGTTGCATCTAACTGAGCCTGAATGAGTAAGTTCACATATGCCGACAGGCAGTTTACGGGTTTGCATCCTCATGCATGTTCATTGATAGAACAAAAAACCACTCCCCTTCCCTCACTCACTGATTATGAAGCTACCATCAACATGTTTGAGAGAACAGCTTAGGCAGTGTTTAAAAGGACTGGCAGGACGTGCTCTTCAGCAAAGGTTGAAGTCGAGGCTGCAGAAAATGGTAAAGGTGAAGAGTTTAGAGTAGCAGCATGATTGAGCTCAGCTCATGTTACAGTGAGGCTAAATGCCGCGTGTGTATAATCCCAGAGACCAACTGAACGCAGGCACAGTCCTTCCAAACCATCCAGTCTCACATTTTATTCCAGAAACATCTCGCTTTATCAGCTACAACTTATGAAAACCAGCAGGAGTGGTGACATTGGTGCGGCCAACTTCAGGCACTTTTACCAAGAAAATATTTTAGAACATTCTCTTCAGGGGCATTCAGATCttagaaagattttttttaagactTGATAGATTGATGTAACTAGTGTTTGACATCTTTTGATGACATTCAAAATGGTGGCTACTCCTTCAGCAGTAGTGGAAATGTGGTTggaacagcagctcagctccaTTTGAGATCCACAGGTGTCAATAGTCAAACTGGTGTAACAGAGTTGGCTGCAACAAGAGTGGCTCTGTATGAAAgtcttttccccttttgtcaTTCCCCTTACATGTGTTCCGGGTGGTCCTGCAAGCACTTAATGAACTCCGTGACGGGATGGCCATTAAAGCAGATCTGGTAAACAGCCGTGAAAAGAGGAAACCTAGAGGGTGAGAAGTGATGCAGTTCATTCAAGGGTGAGAGGATTAGCCATTGCTGAACATGTGGAGCGGCTTACTTTTCTGCcatgtttttctgtttcaagATCTGGTGCACCTCAGCCGCCGTCGCCGGACCTTGTAGCTTTTGACCCCCCAGCAGCTCATTCTCTAACTGTTCAATAGTCTAAATAACAAGAAACATCTCAATTATtccaatttttttcccccagagcCTTCCAAGTTGCGAACAAAGAGACAAATGGATGCTGTCGTACTTTGCCTGTTTCGGCGAATGCCTTCCCGATCTTGCGGTTGCGTCCGCCGTAGCAGGTTGTGATGAGGTCGGCGATGCCGCAGCTCTCCAGGAAGGTGGCGGGCGAGACAGGGCCCTTGGTGCAGAAGAACTTGGCAAAGGCAATCATCTCCATCAGGCCAAGACGGATCACTGCCGCCTTGGTGTTGTCGCCAAAGCCCAGGCCGTCGCAGAAACCGGCTCCAACGGCGACGATGTTCTGCAGCGAAAACAGAGGAATTCTGTGTTAAAGCGCTGCTGCTTTGGCCTTGGTTTGCTGTAAAGAGGAAACCAGAGCAGGTCTACCTTCAGTGCCCCACAGATCTCCACGACATCAGACTCTTCCACCACGGTCACACGGAAGTTAGTGGTCTGCATCAGCTCTTTCAAGATGGGCCCATAAGCTTTGTCTTTGCACCCTGAGTACACACATAACAgatacatttgtgtttctaCACAGTACAAACCCGAGGAACCCTTATTACATTTAAATCTGCTACTCTACCAAAAGCAGTTTGAAATGCTGAAgctgataaaaagaaaagaaaaaccgtacaaaacacacagattaaGGAAAACTCAAAACTTGATATATTTGTAATTAAGCATGTGCCTCTCCCTTACCGATGGTCGTCTCACAGAACTTCTCCTCTGCAACCTCGTTGGCAATATTTGCTCCCATGAGGACTGTCACGGCGATGCCGAGTTTCCCTTGAATGACCTCTGAAATCAGCTTCAGACCTTCTGGGCCCACATCAACTCCCTGGAAAAGTCCAAGGAACCAAGAATTAAAATCACACGCCATCCATTAAACACatcttttccatccatccatccatccatccatccatccatccatccatccatccatccatccatccatccatccatccatccatccatccattcatccatcatccatcatccatccatccatccatccatgctgTATAGCATCTTTTTGGAATCTTGAAGGAACACCTATGCTTGGAGACTAGGAACAAATCCTGAATGGCAACTGTCTAAACCATCATCATCCTTTtctaatattatttatttagcaccaTATATTATATGACATTGTGGCGTGAGCATGTCATAAACATGTAAAAGAAGAACTAGAAAGTGGAAAGAAAGCCAAGGGTCACCTTGATGAGGGACATTCCGACAGCGTCCTTCTTGATGTGGTCCTTGATGGTGTCGCACACCCTGAGAATGAACTGATGGGGGACCACAAAGATCAGGATATCGGCTCCTTTCACTGATTCGGCCAAGTCTGGAATGGCCACCTGACAAAGAAACGTGCCCAAAATCAAAAGGAATACACGCAGCAGCATCCACGGGAGAAAACAGAGAACGCCGGTGGGCCCGGGCTCACCACATTGGGGGGCAGCTTGTGTCCCGGCAGGTACTTGACATTTTCATGGTCCGTGTTGATGATTTCTGTTAGTTTGCGCCC is drawn from Takifugu rubripes chromosome 19, fTakRub1.2, whole genome shotgun sequence and contains these coding sequences:
- the LOC101079539 gene encoding glycerol-3-phosphate dehydrogenase [NAD(+)], cytoplasmic, producing MMAAPKKVCVVGSGNWGSAIAKIVGANAAKYDRFDTTVNMWVFEEMVDGRKLTEIINTDHENVKYLPGHKLPPNVVAIPDLAESVKGADILIFVVPHQFILRVCDTIKDHIKKDAVGMSLIKGVDVGPEGLKLISEVIQGKLGIAVTVLMGANIANEVAEEKFCETTIGCKDKAYGPILKELMQTTNFRVTVVEESDVVEICGALKNIVAVGAGFCDGLGFGDNTKAAVIRLGLMEMIAFAKFFCTKGPVSPATFLESCGIADLITTCYGGRNRKIGKAFAETGKTIEQLENELLGGQKLQGPATAAEVHQILKQKNMAEKFPLFTAVYQICFNGHPVTEFIKCLQDHPEHM